From one Planktothrix agardhii NIES-204 genomic stretch:
- the aat gene encoding leucyl/phenylalanyl-tRNA--protein transferase yields the protein MQYDVNAIIQGYAVGYFLMANDGEHSLEWYSSRERALIPLDQRFRYPSSLQRVLNQNRFTVAINRDFTSVVEGCANREETWISSELKEIYHALNEAGFAYSFETWQGDELAGGILGIVIGGAFIGESMFFRIPDGSKVAMVKLVERLRQKEFILFDAQMNNPHLERFGSYIIKNKEYKTILKKAINQPCSLN from the coding sequence ATGCAATATGATGTCAACGCAATTATCCAAGGGTATGCAGTAGGATACTTTTTGATGGCAAATGACGGGGAACATAGCTTGGAATGGTATTCTAGTCGAGAACGGGCCCTAATTCCCCTCGATCAACGATTTCGCTATCCCAGTTCTTTGCAACGGGTTTTGAATCAAAATCGGTTTACCGTCGCCATTAATCGAGATTTTACTAGCGTTGTAGAAGGTTGTGCAAATCGAGAAGAAACTTGGATTTCTTCAGAATTAAAAGAAATTTATCATGCCTTAAACGAAGCTGGATTTGCCTATAGTTTTGAAACTTGGCAAGGAGATGAATTAGCCGGAGGCATCTTAGGAATTGTGATTGGTGGAGCTTTCATTGGGGAATCCATGTTTTTTAGAATCCCCGATGGTTCCAAGGTAGCAATGGTAAAGTTAGTTGAACGGTTAAGACAGAAAGAGTTTATTTTATTTGATGCTCAAATGAATAACCCTCACCTAGAAAGATTTGGCTCTTATATTATTAAAAATAAAGAGTACAAAACTATCTTAAAAAAAGCAATCAATCAACCCTGCTCTCTCAATTAG
- the cobO gene encoding cob(I)alamin adenosyltransferase, with amino-acid sequence METNTTSEFSLTAEQHRLKMQRRKEVQDQRVAERNQTKGLIIVNTGNGKGKTTAALGMVLRSLGHGYRVAIIQFIKGAWEPAEKAVFSKWPEQLEFHALGEGFTWETQDRDRDIEKTREAWNLALTFIGNSEFKLILLDEINIAIKLGYLPVEEVLAGLEKKAEDTHIILTGRGAPQALIEQADLVTEMSLIKHPFREQGIKAQPGIEF; translated from the coding sequence ATGGAAACTAACACAACGAGCGAATTCAGTCTCACCGCCGAACAACACCGTTTAAAAATGCAACGGCGCAAGGAAGTTCAGGATCAACGAGTAGCCGAACGGAATCAAACTAAAGGATTAATTATTGTTAATACTGGAAACGGAAAGGGAAAAACCACTGCCGCTTTAGGGATGGTGTTAAGGTCTTTGGGTCATGGCTATCGGGTCGCTATTATTCAGTTTATTAAAGGTGCTTGGGAACCCGCAGAAAAGGCGGTTTTTAGTAAATGGCCGGAACAATTAGAATTTCATGCGTTAGGGGAGGGATTTACTTGGGAAACTCAAGACCGAGATCGAGATATTGAAAAAACCCGGGAGGCTTGGAATTTAGCCCTAACTTTTATTGGAAATTCTGAGTTTAAATTGATTTTACTGGATGAAATTAATATTGCTATAAAACTAGGTTATTTACCCGTTGAAGAAGTTCTCGCTGGACTTGAAAAAAAAGCTGAGGATACCCATATTATTTTAACAGGTCGAGGTGCTCCCCAGGCTTTAATTGAACAAGCAGATCTGGTGACAGAAATGTCTTTAATTAAACATCCTTTTCGAGAACAAGGTATTAAGGCTCAACCCGGAATAGAATTTTAA
- a CDS encoding putative HlyD family secretion protein, with translation MSNLQSPKSNVKKQDQEWIQQENYREKTDFLAESLPIKITPQPSNSKTGWFQILLIISMALGIGFVGGQWWQSTPKNEDNPKSEKANKPRGNTVKIAAVETFKFEETSDFVGTLEAQRAVDIKPEIEGRITQILVRSGQVIQQEETIARLKSDSVESSLNQAKANLVRNQARLSELQAGSRPEEIAQGRAKLAEAKARLADAESGSLLAEINQATSQIDSIQSDAELAQNRVNRFKDLSESGAISQDQFDALSAQKNSANANLQAAKRRLEQLQKNRQSEINLRKAVVEQEKQALNQLENGTRIQEIQQAEAQVAEAAAQVRNIELDLQETAVLAPFTGVVGDVGIKVGDYVSKGDILTRLTANDQLELRLPVALEHKEDLKLGLSVNMIDAQGKVLATGRISFISPSVNQDSQTILAKASFDNRQGLFKDGQFVRAEVVWKQKLNAVVIPMTAVQFQGNQRFVFIAEGEEKLTAKKQPIKLGLIQKDQAEILEGLKPGQKLIISGTQKLSDGAAINILPANSDQTPKGKR, from the coding sequence ATGTCTAATTTGCAATCCCCAAAATCTAACGTGAAAAAACAGGATCAAGAATGGATTCAGCAAGAAAACTACCGAGAAAAAACTGATTTTCTTGCTGAATCTTTACCCATAAAAATTACCCCACAACCATCAAATTCTAAAACGGGATGGTTCCAAATTCTACTTATTATTTCAATGGCATTGGGGATTGGTTTTGTTGGAGGACAATGGTGGCAAAGCACGCCTAAAAATGAGGATAATCCAAAGTCAGAAAAAGCTAATAAGCCGAGGGGAAATACAGTTAAAATCGCTGCGGTAGAAACTTTTAAATTTGAAGAAACCTCTGATTTTGTAGGCACATTAGAGGCACAACGGGCGGTAGATATTAAGCCAGAAATCGAAGGTAGAATTACTCAGATTTTAGTGCGTTCGGGGCAAGTGATTCAACAGGAAGAAACGATCGCTCGCCTCAAAAGTGATAGTGTAGAATCGAGTTTAAATCAAGCTAAAGCTAATTTAGTTAGAAATCAGGCTCGTTTATCAGAATTACAAGCCGGAAGTCGTCCTGAAGAAATTGCTCAGGGAAGGGCAAAATTAGCCGAAGCAAAAGCCAGATTAGCTGATGCCGAATCGGGGAGTTTATTAGCAGAAATTAATCAAGCCACATCTCAAATTGATTCGATTCAATCCGATGCTGAATTAGCTCAAAATCGGGTCAATCGCTTTAAAGATTTAAGCGAATCAGGGGCAATTTCTCAAGATCAATTTGATGCTTTATCCGCTCAAAAAAACAGTGCTAATGCAAATTTACAAGCGGCTAAACGCCGTTTAGAACAATTACAAAAAAATCGACAATCAGAAATTAATCTCCGTAAAGCCGTTGTTGAACAGGAAAAACAGGCTTTAAACCAATTAGAAAATGGCACTCGAATTCAAGAAATTCAACAGGCGGAAGCCCAGGTTGCTGAAGCAGCGGCTCAGGTTCGCAATATTGAATTAGATTTGCAAGAAACCGCCGTTTTAGCACCGTTTACCGGAGTAGTTGGTGATGTGGGAATTAAAGTTGGAGATTATGTTAGTAAAGGAGATATTCTCACCCGTTTAACCGCAAATGATCAGTTAGAATTACGCTTACCCGTAGCCTTAGAACACAAAGAAGATCTCAAGTTAGGATTATCGGTGAACATGATTGATGCCCAGGGAAAAGTATTAGCCACCGGACGAATTAGTTTTATTTCTCCTTCAGTTAATCAAGACTCCCAAACAATTTTAGCTAAAGCAAGTTTTGATAATCGTCAAGGATTATTTAAAGATGGTCAATTTGTCCGGGCTGAAGTGGTTTGGAAACAAAAACTAAATGCCGTTGTAATTCCGATGACCGCCGTTCAATTTCAAGGTAATCAACGATTTGTATTTATTGCGGAAGGAGAAGAAAAATTAACCGCTAAAAAACAACCAATTAAATTAGGTTTAATTCAAAAAGATCAGGCGGAAATTTTAGAAGGATTGAAACCAGGACAAAAATTGATTATCTCCGGTACACAAAAATTATCCGATGGTGCAGCTATTAATATTTTACCTGCTAATTCCGATCAAACTCCAAAGGGTAAACGTTAG
- a CDS encoding putative multidrug efflux pump, translated as MFTNFFIKRPVFASVCSLLIIILGLVGYTRLPVQEYPKIDPPIVTVSTSYPGASPQVVETEVTEILEAQINGIAGIKTLTSNSREGSSSISVEFELDRDLEVAAQEVRTRVGRAARRLPDEVDEPTVEKRSGDDERILWVGFFADNLSPLELSNYADLYIKNTLETVDGVNSISIAGERRYAMLLWLNPVQMTARQITALDVEQALRRQNIEIPSGRIEGKETEYPVRTLGRLQTPQDYEDLIIKRNDNGSQVKFRDIGRVEIGARDDRTVARFNGKPAVSMGISKLADANLIEVVRGIKAQLAELEKSFPEGLRYEIAVDYSEFVELAIEEVWISLLISISLVVLIIFLFLKNWRATLIPAITIPISLIGAFSVMFFMGFSINTLTLFALTLATGLVVDDTIVVLENIIRYMEEKRLDAFPATYAAVGEVVFAVIATTVVLVAVFVPVAFAGGATGRLFNEFALTLAGSVVFSSIVALTLAPPMAARLLRHETQPRGLMKIFSFPLDVFEWVLNKITAIYAWTLSLLMGIKPVVILGFIASLGLTAWLFLQLPQGFLPTEDRGRIFAPITAPEGVSINYTNRVVQQVENIFNQVPEIENYFAIAGSSRGVSQGNRGFSFARLKPWSERTEPEQSQQSIVRKLLGKFSTITDALVFATNPGGLPGGGQGQPIQFVLQGNDLEQLAQVSQDFVIRARDLPELVNIDTNLKLNKPELTISVDRSQAGNLGVSVQDIARTLQILVGGQEITNFNQGNQRYEVVVRAEEKYRSNPEDLKQLYVRSQQGEMIALSNLVTISTATTPPQINHFNRFRSATLEGSPAQGVSLGVALNALENLAKDILPPEMRTSFSGESLEFKEAGQSTNFIFALALVFIFLTLAAQFESYIDPVIILLAVPLSLLGAFGALWIAQLELNAFSRIGLIMLIGLSTKNSILIVEFANQLREQGLSIQQAAIEACRLRFRPIMMTALSTILGVMPLAFATGAGATSRVAIGMAVMGGMFVSTFLSLYIIPVFYVIATSIQSRLIGHNSQHQNLENVAPNTDNGSHYNGNIHSNGKETVTSHRDHLTKSSQSSDQTQNL; from the coding sequence ATGTTTACTAATTTTTTCATTAAAAGACCTGTTTTTGCTTCGGTTTGTTCGTTGCTGATTATTATTTTAGGACTGGTGGGTTATACTCGCCTTCCGGTGCAGGAATATCCTAAAATTGATCCGCCCATTGTAACTGTAAGTACCAGCTATCCGGGGGCAAGTCCCCAGGTGGTAGAAACAGAAGTTACAGAGATTTTAGAAGCCCAAATTAACGGTATTGCCGGAATTAAAACCCTAACTTCTAATAGTCGAGAAGGAAGCAGTTCTATTTCAGTTGAATTTGAATTAGATCGAGATTTAGAAGTCGCCGCCCAAGAAGTTAGAACTAGGGTAGGAAGGGCGGCCAGAAGATTACCTGATGAAGTCGATGAACCAACCGTAGAAAAGCGTTCTGGAGATGATGAAAGAATTTTATGGGTGGGATTCTTTGCCGATAATTTATCTCCTTTAGAATTAAGCAACTATGCCGATCTTTATATTAAAAATACCTTAGAAACCGTTGATGGTGTAAATAGCATTTCTATTGCCGGAGAACGCCGTTATGCCATGCTATTATGGCTAAACCCGGTGCAAATGACAGCCCGTCAAATTACCGCTTTAGATGTTGAACAAGCCCTAAGACGGCAAAATATTGAAATTCCCAGTGGTCGAATTGAAGGTAAAGAAACGGAATATCCCGTGAGAACATTAGGAAGATTACAAACCCCTCAAGATTATGAAGACCTAATTATTAAGCGCAATGATAATGGATCTCAGGTTAAATTTCGGGATATTGGACGAGTAGAAATTGGAGCAAGAGATGATCGAACAGTTGCCCGTTTTAATGGAAAACCTGCGGTTTCCATGGGGATTAGTAAACTAGCAGACGCTAATTTAATTGAAGTAGTTCGGGGAATTAAAGCTCAATTAGCCGAATTAGAAAAAAGTTTTCCCGAAGGGCTCAGATATGAAATTGCTGTAGATTATTCTGAATTTGTCGAATTGGCTATTGAAGAAGTTTGGATTAGTTTGTTAATCTCGATTTCTCTAGTCGTTTTAATTATCTTCCTATTCTTGAAAAATTGGAGGGCTACGTTAATTCCAGCCATCACCATTCCTATTTCTTTAATTGGGGCTTTTAGTGTGATGTTTTTTATGGGATTTTCGATTAATACCCTCACCCTATTTGCCTTAACTTTAGCCACGGGTTTAGTCGTGGATGATACGATTGTGGTCTTAGAAAATATCATCCGTTATATGGAAGAAAAACGGCTAGATGCTTTTCCAGCTACTTATGCCGCCGTGGGAGAGGTGGTCTTTGCTGTAATTGCTACAACGGTGGTTTTAGTGGCGGTATTTGTTCCCGTCGCCTTTGCCGGGGGAGCAACGGGACGATTATTTAATGAATTTGCCTTAACTTTAGCGGGTTCAGTTGTTTTTTCTAGTATTGTGGCTTTAACCTTAGCTCCTCCCATGGCTGCCCGTTTATTGCGGCATGAAACCCAGCCCAGGGGATTGATGAAAATTTTCTCTTTTCCCCTAGATGTCTTTGAATGGGTTTTGAATAAAATTACTGCTATTTATGCTTGGACATTAAGCCTATTAATGGGAATTAAACCCGTTGTTATTTTAGGATTTATTGCTAGTTTAGGATTAACAGCTTGGTTATTTTTACAGTTACCCCAGGGATTTTTGCCTACCGAAGATCGAGGGCGCATTTTTGCCCCAATTACGGCGCCAGAGGGAGTGAGTATTAACTATACTAACCGGGTGGTTCAACAGGTGGAAAATATATTTAATCAAGTTCCCGAAATTGAAAATTATTTTGCGATCGCTGGTTCGAGTCGAGGAGTATCCCAGGGTAATAGAGGATTTTCTTTTGCCCGTTTAAAACCTTGGTCTGAACGCACCGAACCCGAACAGTCCCAACAATCTATTGTGAGGAAATTATTAGGTAAATTTTCAACAATTACTGATGCTTTAGTCTTCGCTACAAATCCAGGGGGATTACCCGGAGGCGGTCAAGGTCAACCCATACAATTTGTCTTACAAGGTAATGATTTAGAACAATTGGCACAAGTTTCTCAAGACTTTGTAATTCGCGCTAGGGATTTACCTGAATTAGTTAATATTGATACTAATTTGAAACTGAATAAACCGGAATTAACTATTAGTGTAGATCGTTCTCAAGCAGGAAATTTAGGAGTTTCTGTACAGGATATTGCCCGAACCTTACAAATTTTGGTTGGCGGTCAGGAAATTACTAATTTTAATCAGGGAAATCAACGCTATGAAGTTGTGGTTCGTGCTGAGGAAAAATATCGCTCAAATCCAGAGGATTTAAAGCAATTATATGTGCGTTCCCAACAGGGAGAAATGATTGCTTTGAGTAATTTAGTTACGATTTCTACCGCGACAACACCCCCTCAAATTAACCATTTTAATCGCTTTCGTTCTGCAACTTTAGAAGGAAGTCCGGCCCAGGGAGTTAGTTTAGGAGTCGCTTTAAATGCCTTAGAAAATTTAGCCAAAGATATTCTACCCCCTGAAATGCGAACCTCTTTTTCTGGGGAGTCTTTAGAATTTAAAGAAGCGGGTCAATCGACTAATTTTATTTTCGCCCTCGCCTTAGTTTTTATTTTTCTGACCTTAGCCGCCCAATTTGAAAGTTATATTGACCCGGTGATTATTCTATTAGCGGTTCCTCTGTCTTTATTAGGAGCATTTGGTGCTCTGTGGATAGCACAATTAGAGTTAAATGCTTTTAGTCGGATTGGGTTAATTATGTTGATAGGATTATCGACAAAAAACTCTATTTTAATTGTGGAATTTGCTAACCAATTACGAGAACAGGGATTATCAATTCAACAGGCGGCAATTGAAGCCTGTCGCTTACGATTTCGACCAATTATGATGACGGCATTATCTACTATTTTAGGGGTAATGCCTCTGGCTTTTGCGACGGGGGCAGGAGCCACAAGTCGGGTAGCAATTGGCATGGCGGTGATGGGTGGAATGTTTGTTTCTACATTTTTGAGTCTGTATATTATTCCGGTTTTTTATGTGATTGCCACCAGTATCCAGTCCCGTTTGATTGGGCATAATTCTCAACACCAAAATTTAGAAAATGTCGCGCCGAATACAGACAACGGATCTCATTATAATGGAAATATTCATAGTAATGGTAAGGAAACTGTGACATCCCATCGGGATCATCTGACCAAATCTTCACAAAGTTCTGATCAAACCCAGAATTTGTAA
- a CDS encoding hypothetical protein (hypothetical protein Aazo_2793) codes for MQTVKLAVDSIKTEILCGYKNPTKQVQILRMETTVQGYFERVIFPGEYCLFVGESNQDLEVYSSGDPTRIELEKIPCDTLKVEETE; via the coding sequence ATGCAAACCGTAAAATTGGCTGTAGATTCGATTAAGACTGAAATTTTGTGCGGTTATAAAAACCCCACTAAACAGGTGCAAATTCTGCGTATGGAAACTACAGTTCAGGGTTATTTTGAACGGGTTATTTTTCCAGGGGAATATTGCTTATTTGTCGGAGAATCTAATCAGGATTTGGAGGTTTATTCTAGTGGAGATCCCACCCGAATCGAACTAGAAAAAATCCCCTGTGATACATTAAAAGTTGAAGAAACCGAATAA
- a CDS encoding binding-protein-dependent transport systems inner membrane component → MTRSLTPKNQTLDRSRLTWQDGLLILAVITVLLVIVRTASQLTGDYQPDVIISTDLDQLPSYAAQTLLRMGVAYFLSLIFSLVYAYSAYRFPLAAKVLIPLLDILQSIPVLSFLPGVVLALIALFPGQRIGIELAAILLIFTGMTWNLVFSFYQSLSSIPKELLEVAKVYHLNSWQRFWSVELPSGILGLVWNSVMSVAGGWFFLMAIESFTLGDRSFRLPGLGSFLAQASDQGDFIAIAWGVAVLIGIIILLDFLVWKPLIAWAEKFKLETVESQNIPQSIVLDFLRRSPTWRIVTERFGQLWSDKISQRIVKANPTSTPVLPSKSDQNWWSRIFLTGFGFMVLWGTWEGVILLQKLDFQDWKQVITGAILTALRVIIALFLSLLWTVPVGVAIGRNPRLAQTLQPLVQIAASVPATALFPVLLLFLARLGGGLQIGSVALMMLGTMWYILFNVIAGAQAIPSELFEAASIYKLSLVLRWQTVILPGIFPYLITGMITAVGGAWNASIVSEYVQFQNQTLITPGLGSLISQATETGNYPLLFASTAVMSLLVVLTNRLIWRKLYQFARSKYQLL, encoded by the coding sequence TCCACTGATTTAGATCAACTTCCAAGTTATGCCGCCCAAACATTATTAAGGATGGGAGTAGCTTATTTTTTATCCTTAATTTTTAGTTTAGTTTATGCCTATTCTGCTTATCGTTTTCCCTTGGCGGCTAAAGTTTTAATTCCCTTATTAGATATTTTACAATCCATTCCAGTTTTATCATTTTTACCTGGGGTTGTACTCGCTTTAATTGCCCTGTTTCCCGGTCAAAGAATTGGAATTGAACTGGCAGCTATTCTGTTAATTTTTACGGGAATGACTTGGAATTTAGTCTTTAGTTTCTATCAATCTTTATCGAGTATTCCTAAAGAATTATTGGAAGTAGCAAAAGTCTATCATCTCAATTCTTGGCAACGGTTTTGGTCAGTGGAATTACCATCGGGAATCTTAGGATTAGTTTGGAATAGTGTGATGTCCGTTGCCGGAGGATGGTTTTTTTTGATGGCAATTGAATCCTTTACCTTAGGCGATCGCAGTTTTCGCCTTCCCGGTTTAGGATCATTTTTAGCTCAGGCTTCTGATCAAGGTGATTTTATTGCTATTGCTTGGGGAGTAGCAGTTTTAATTGGAATTATTATTCTTCTAGATTTTTTGGTCTGGAAACCATTAATTGCTTGGGCAGAAAAATTCAAGTTAGAAACCGTTGAATCCCAAAATATTCCCCAATCAATTGTATTAGATTTCCTGCGACGTTCTCCTACTTGGCGAATTGTAACCGAACGTTTTGGGCAGCTTTGGTCAGATAAAATTTCTCAGCGCATCGTCAAAGCTAATCCCACCTCCACCCCAGTTTTACCATCAAAATCCGATCAAAATTGGTGGAGTCGGATATTTTTAACTGGGTTTGGATTTATGGTTTTATGGGGAACTTGGGAAGGAGTTATATTATTACAAAAACTAGATTTTCAAGACTGGAAACAAGTGATTACCGGAGCTATTTTAACCGCTTTACGGGTTATTATCGCCTTATTTTTATCCTTATTATGGACTGTACCTGTGGGAGTTGCTATTGGCCGAAATCCTCGACTAGCCCAAACTTTACAACCCTTAGTTCAAATTGCTGCATCAGTTCCAGCAACAGCTTTATTTCCCGTCTTATTACTATTTTTAGCGCGTTTAGGAGGAGGTTTACAAATCGGTTCTGTGGCGCTGATGATGTTAGGAACAATGTGGTATATCTTATTTAATGTAATTGCCGGGGCGCAGGCAATTCCCTCAGAGTTATTTGAAGCAGCTAGTATTTATAAACTCTCGTTAGTGCTGCGATGGCAAACTGTGATTTTACCCGGAATTTTTCCCTATTTAATTACAGGGATGATTACGGCCGTTGGTGGGGCGTGGAATGCCAGTATTGTTAGCGAATATGTTCAGTTTCAAAACCAAACTTTAATCACACCAGGGTTAGGATCACTAATTTCTCAAGCAACAGAAACAGGTAACTATCCTCTGTTGTTTGCTTCTACGGCTGTGATGTCATTATTAGTAGTCTTAACCAACCGTTTAATCTGGCGAAAATTATATCAATTTGCTCGTTCAAAATACCAACTGTTGTAA